Proteins encoded in a region of the Corynebacterium genitalium ATCC 33030 genome:
- the infB gene encoding translation initiation factor IF-2 encodes MPGKLRVHELAKQLGVTSKELLATLKEEGEFVKTASSTIEPPVVKKMKAVYEARGGADSGDAKNAKDTKADSAAKKPAAKPAAKPAAKTPAAKKPAAPKSDSAQAESAAPKPAAAKPAAKPGPKPAAPKPASKPAAEKPADKPAPKPAAAKPGAPKPAAKPGPKPGAKPGEGDAGSAMPRPMPKPGGRPRVANNPFSSNAGGPRPQPRPGGGPGGQQKRGGGQGQRSGGQGAPRPGARPGGGGGAPSPADMANHPNPAQMPSRAAGKRGGGAGGRGGQGAGGRGRGGGFGGPGGGPGGPGGPGGGFRGRGGRRGGTAGAFGRPGGAPGKRRKSKGQKRAEYEEMHAPNVIGGVRLPDGGGKTVRLRQGATLTDLAEKIGTEASSLVQALFNLGEMVTATQSVSEETLQLLGAEINYEVQIVSPEDEDRELLESFDLQFGEDEGGEEALEQRPPVVSVMGHVDHGKTRLLDSIRQANVGKGEAGGITQGIGAYQTEVTLEDEPRKITFLDTPGHEAFTAMRARGAKSTDLAILVVAADDGVMPQTVEAINHAKAAELPIVVAVNKVDKEDAQPDKIRGQLTEYELVPEEYGGDTMFIDISAKQGTGIDELLEAVLLTADAALELTANPDMDAQGLAIESHLDRGRGPVSTVIIQRGTLRVGDSIVVGGNFGRVRRMVDEWGNDVEEAGPSRPVQVQGLNGVPGPGDNLLVVEDDRVARQIAAQRDARQRAAMQARRKKRVSLENLDQALKETSTLNLILKGDNAGSVEALEEALLKIEVDDEVEVNIIDRGVGAVTQTNVSLAAASDAVIVAFNVRSEGKATEEANDEGVEIRYYSVIYQVIDDVEAALKGMLKPIYEERDLGAAEIRQIFKASAVGLIAGCMVTEGSVKRGAKVRLVRDGNVITPDATIDSLRREKDDVTEVARGYECGMVLSYPDIQVDDIIQTYEMVEVPRT; translated from the coding sequence GTGCCCGGAAAGCTACGCGTTCACGAGCTTGCGAAGCAGCTCGGCGTAACAAGTAAGGAATTGCTCGCCACCCTGAAGGAGGAAGGCGAGTTCGTCAAAACCGCTTCCTCCACCATCGAACCGCCGGTGGTGAAGAAGATGAAGGCGGTTTATGAGGCCCGCGGCGGCGCAGACAGCGGCGACGCGAAGAATGCTAAGGACACCAAGGCCGATTCGGCTGCGAAGAAACCGGCTGCTAAGCCGGCGGCGAAGCCTGCCGCCAAGACGCCTGCCGCGAAGAAACCGGCTGCCCCGAAGTCTGACAGCGCTCAGGCTGAATCTGCCGCGCCGAAGCCGGCAGCTGCAAAGCCCGCCGCGAAGCCGGGGCCGAAGCCCGCGGCACCCAAGCCCGCGTCCAAGCCGGCTGCTGAGAAACCTGCGGACAAGCCCGCTCCGAAGCCGGCAGCGGCGAAGCCTGGCGCACCGAAGCCGGCTGCGAAGCCCGGCCCGAAGCCGGGCGCAAAGCCTGGTGAGGGCGATGCTGGATCCGCCATGCCGCGTCCGATGCCGAAGCCGGGTGGCCGCCCCCGCGTGGCCAATAACCCGTTCTCCTCGAATGCAGGCGGTCCGCGCCCGCAGCCGCGTCCGGGCGGTGGCCCCGGCGGCCAGCAGAAGCGCGGCGGTGGCCAGGGCCAGCGCAGCGGCGGCCAAGGCGCACCGCGCCCGGGCGCACGTCCCGGTGGCGGCGGAGGAGCTCCGAGCCCCGCAGATATGGCGAACCACCCGAACCCGGCACAGATGCCGTCCCGCGCCGCAGGTAAGCGCGGCGGCGGTGCGGGCGGCCGCGGTGGACAAGGCGCCGGTGGTCGTGGCCGCGGTGGCGGCTTCGGCGGTCCCGGTGGCGGACCTGGTGGTCCCGGTGGTCCCGGCGGCGGTTTCCGCGGTCGCGGTGGGCGCCGTGGCGGTACCGCCGGTGCATTCGGTCGTCCCGGTGGTGCACCGGGCAAGCGCCGTAAGTCCAAGGGCCAGAAGCGGGCCGAGTACGAGGAGATGCACGCACCGAACGTCATTGGTGGCGTTCGCCTGCCCGACGGCGGCGGCAAGACCGTCCGCTTGCGTCAGGGTGCGACTCTGACCGACCTGGCTGAGAAGATCGGCACCGAGGCATCGAGCCTCGTGCAGGCTCTGTTCAACCTCGGTGAGATGGTCACCGCGACCCAGTCTGTGTCTGAGGAGACACTGCAGCTGCTGGGTGCGGAGATCAACTACGAGGTGCAGATCGTCTCCCCGGAGGACGAGGACCGCGAGCTTCTCGAGTCCTTCGACCTGCAGTTCGGGGAGGACGAAGGTGGCGAGGAAGCTCTCGAGCAGCGCCCGCCGGTGGTCTCCGTCATGGGTCACGTCGACCACGGTAAGACCCGCCTGTTGGACTCCATCCGCCAGGCCAATGTTGGTAAGGGTGAGGCCGGCGGCATCACCCAGGGCATCGGTGCTTATCAGACCGAGGTCACCCTGGAAGACGAGCCGCGCAAGATCACCTTCCTGGATACCCCGGGTCACGAGGCCTTCACGGCGATGCGTGCCCGCGGTGCGAAGTCGACCGACTTGGCCATCCTGGTGGTCGCAGCCGACGACGGTGTCATGCCGCAGACGGTGGAGGCCATCAACCACGCCAAGGCAGCGGAGCTGCCGATCGTGGTGGCTGTGAACAAGGTGGATAAGGAAGACGCCCAGCCGGACAAGATCCGTGGCCAGCTCACCGAGTACGAGCTGGTTCCGGAAGAGTACGGCGGCGACACGATGTTCATCGACATCTCGGCAAAGCAGGGCACGGGCATCGACGAGCTTCTCGAAGCCGTCCTGCTCACCGCCGATGCAGCGCTCGAGCTGACTGCGAACCCGGACATGGACGCTCAGGGTCTGGCCATCGAGTCCCACCTGGACCGCGGCCGCGGCCCTGTCTCCACGGTGATCATTCAGCGCGGTACCCTGCGCGTCGGCGACTCCATCGTCGTCGGCGGCAACTTCGGCCGCGTGCGCCGCATGGTCGACGAGTGGGGCAATGACGTTGAGGAGGCTGGCCCGTCCCGTCCGGTTCAGGTCCAGGGTCTCAACGGCGTTCCCGGCCCCGGCGACAACCTGCTCGTGGTGGAAGACGACCGTGTCGCGCGCCAGATCGCTGCACAGCGTGACGCACGTCAGCGCGCCGCGATGCAGGCCCGCCGCAAGAAGCGCGTCTCCCTGGAGAACCTGGACCAGGCGCTCAAGGAGACCAGCACCCTCAACCTCATCCTCAAGGGCGACAACGCCGGTTCGGTGGAAGCCCTCGAGGAGGCTCTGCTCAAGATCGAGGTGGACGACGAGGTGGAGGTCAACATCATCGACCGCGGTGTCGGTGCTGTGACCCAGACCAACGTCTCGCTGGCTGCGGCGTCCGACGCTGTCATCGTGGCCTTCAACGTCCGCTCCGAAGGCAAGGCCACCGAGGAAGCCAACGACGAGGGCGTGGAGATCCGCTACTACTCCGTTATCTACCAGGTCATCGACGATGTCGAGGCCGCTCTCAAGGGCATGCTCAAGCCCATCTACGAGGAGCGCGACCTGGGTGCGGCGGAGATCCGCCAGATCTTCAAGGCCTCCGCTGTCGGCCTCATCGCCGGTTGCATGGTCACCGAGGGTTCGGTCAAGCGCGGTGCCAAGGTCCGTCTGGTCCGCGACGGCAACGTCATCACACCGGACGCGACAATCGATTCGCTGCGCCGCGAGAAGGACGATGTCACCGAGGTGGCCAGGGGCTACGAGTGCGGTATGGTCCTGTCCTACCCGGACATTCAGGTCGACGACATCATCCAGACCTACGAGATGGTCGAGGTGCCGCGCACGTAA
- a CDS encoding YlxR family protein, giving the protein MSEKHVPIRTCIGTRRALPDARLLRVVVAPDDPSRIVPDPKRSMPGRGAWLTPTLEAFELAEKRRAFGRALRVSAQVDTSDVRKYVSEKD; this is encoded by the coding sequence ATGAGCGAAAAACATGTACCTATCCGGACGTGCATTGGCACACGCCGTGCACTGCCGGATGCTCGCCTTCTCCGTGTGGTCGTCGCCCCGGATGATCCGTCGCGGATCGTCCCGGACCCGAAGCGGTCCATGCCGGGCCGCGGTGCGTGGCTGACCCCCACGCTGGAAGCGTTTGAGCTGGCGGAGAAACGCCGCGCCTTCGGGCGGGCTCTCCGCGTGTCCGCGCAAGTGGACACAAGCGATGTACGGAAGTACGTAAGTGAAAAGGACTAA
- the nusA gene encoding transcription termination factor NusA — MNIDIAALKQIESEAGIPVDDLLGTIASALLFAYREGKDEFGTGAAGEGTKARVDIDTQTGAVAVMVSELDDDGNVISEYDDTPVNFSRVGAQAVRDAILKRMRTAADNRAYSAYSELEGQVVSGVVQRDASANERGIVVVQLGTESDPQDGILLPAEQIPGEKLEHGDRVKCYVVGVSGGDRRTTVNLSRTHPELVRGLFALEVPEVADGSVEIVAIAREAGHRSKVAVKGVAKGINAKGACIGPRGARVTNIMESLGGEKIDIVDYSDDPAVYVGNSLAPSKVVRVDVVDHDAQTARVVVPDYQLSLAIGREGQNARLAARLTGWKIDIHSDADLSAGQ; from the coding sequence GTGAATATCGACATTGCCGCGCTGAAGCAGATCGAGTCGGAGGCAGGAATCCCCGTCGATGACCTGCTGGGAACGATCGCCAGCGCGCTGCTCTTCGCCTACCGCGAGGGCAAAGATGAATTCGGCACTGGCGCAGCGGGGGAGGGCACGAAGGCTCGTGTCGACATTGATACGCAGACCGGTGCCGTGGCCGTCATGGTCAGCGAGCTCGACGACGACGGCAACGTCATCTCCGAGTATGACGACACCCCGGTGAACTTTTCCCGCGTGGGTGCGCAAGCGGTGCGCGACGCGATCCTCAAGCGCATGCGCACGGCCGCCGACAACCGTGCTTACAGTGCGTACTCGGAGCTGGAAGGTCAGGTCGTCTCCGGTGTCGTCCAGCGCGACGCCAGCGCGAACGAGCGCGGCATCGTCGTGGTGCAACTGGGTACGGAATCTGACCCCCAAGACGGCATTCTTTTGCCTGCGGAGCAGATTCCGGGCGAGAAGCTGGAGCACGGCGACCGCGTGAAGTGCTATGTCGTCGGTGTCTCCGGCGGTGACCGCAGGACCACCGTCAACCTCTCGCGGACGCACCCGGAGCTCGTGCGCGGCCTGTTTGCCCTTGAGGTCCCTGAGGTCGCTGACGGCTCTGTCGAGATCGTCGCGATTGCCCGCGAGGCCGGTCACCGCTCAAAGGTGGCTGTCAAGGGTGTGGCCAAGGGCATCAACGCCAAGGGCGCATGTATTGGGCCGCGCGGCGCCCGGGTCACCAACATCATGGAGTCCCTCGGTGGGGAGAAGATCGATATCGTCGACTACTCCGACGACCCGGCTGTGTACGTCGGTAACTCGCTTGCACCATCGAAGGTCGTGCGGGTGGACGTGGTCGACCACGACGCGCAAACAGCCCGCGTGGTCGTGCCGGATTACCAGCTCTCGCTCGCCATCGGCCGCGAGGGCCAGAACGCACGCCTGGCGGCCCGACTGACGGGGTGGAAGATCGACATTCACTCCGATGCAGACCTCAGCGCTGGGCAATAG
- a CDS encoding DHH family phosphoesterase, with protein MAAMPGLFAPGEGQFAAVAQRLSEAPVVHVVTHIRPDADAIGSASALALGLQSIGVEATVRIGQHEEIPENLATIPGVTDVILGEPLPADGLVVTTDCASIDRTGSYRSVIQQERDRVVVIDHHESNPGFGSMNLVLPSESTTVIIRELFGHLGVEITPEMAYCLYAGLVTDTGSFRWGTPRMHLLAAELMGLGVEPRSAAMALMDAVSAEDLRLMGAVMAGMETRVAGHHTMSVLAIDDEHLHGMNQTAVESIIEYSRALTGSDIGVVFKELHPGYWSVSLRSSVVNVAEIAAVHGGGGHIPAAGYSARGPVADAIDALHATVAALDATAL; from the coding sequence ATGGCCGCAATGCCCGGTTTGTTCGCGCCGGGTGAAGGCCAGTTCGCCGCGGTTGCGCAGCGCCTGAGCGAAGCTCCCGTCGTGCACGTGGTGACCCATATCCGCCCGGACGCAGACGCCATCGGGTCCGCATCGGCGCTCGCTCTCGGTCTGCAGTCGATCGGCGTGGAGGCGACGGTGCGCATTGGCCAGCACGAGGAGATCCCGGAGAACTTGGCGACGATCCCGGGTGTCACCGATGTCATCCTCGGCGAGCCACTGCCCGCAGACGGCTTGGTGGTGACCACTGATTGCGCTTCAATTGACCGCACTGGGTCTTACCGCTCGGTGATCCAGCAGGAGCGTGACCGGGTCGTGGTCATTGACCACCACGAGTCCAACCCAGGCTTTGGAAGTATGAACTTGGTCTTGCCCTCGGAGTCCACGACCGTGATCATCCGCGAGCTGTTCGGGCATTTGGGTGTGGAGATCACCCCGGAGATGGCTTACTGTCTGTACGCCGGTTTGGTGACCGACACGGGCAGTTTCCGCTGGGGCACCCCGCGGATGCACCTGCTCGCCGCTGAGCTGATGGGACTGGGCGTGGAACCGCGCTCTGCCGCGATGGCGCTCATGGATGCGGTCTCTGCTGAGGATCTGCGCTTGATGGGTGCTGTCATGGCCGGAATGGAGACCCGTGTGGCCGGCCACCACACCATGTCGGTGCTGGCTATTGATGACGAGCATCTGCACGGCATGAACCAGACCGCTGTGGAATCCATCATCGAGTACTCCCGCGCGCTGACCGGCAGCGACATCGGTGTGGTGTTCAAGGAGCTCCACCCCGGTTATTGGTCGGTGTCGCTGCGCTCCAGCGTGGTGAATGTCGCCGAGATCGCTGCAGTGCACGGCGGCGGCGGACATATCCCGGCGGCCGGTTATTCGGCCCGCGGTCCTGTCGCAGACGCTATCGATGCGCTGCACGCGACCGTGGCTGCCCTCGACGCGACGGCGCTGTGA
- a CDS encoding proline--tRNA ligase encodes MITRLSTLFLRTLREDPADAEVPSHKLLVRAGYIRRAAPGVYSWLPLGLKAVRNIEEIVREEMNAIGAQELLFPALLPREPYEATNRWTEYGDDLFRLQDRKGTDMLLGPTHEEMFTLAVKDLYSSYKDFPVTLYQIQTKYRDEARPRAGILRGREFVMKDSYSFDMTDEGLSESYAAHRRAYQAIFDRVGLKYEICQATSGAMGGSASEEFLAYSDNGEDTFVVSTAGDFAANVEAVQTIAPADRPVEGLPEAVVHETPASETIESLVDWANSAGVNVEDREVTAADTLKCMVVKIDDPRVVSEDGTPVGPQLTGILMPGDRALDEKRLEASLEPAAFELASDEDFAKSSFLVKGYVGPRGLNANGVRVLADPRVVAGSSWITGADAAQQHVVGLVAGRDFEIDGYIEAAEIKEGDPSPTGNGTLRLARGIELGHIFQLGRKYTEAMDVQILDENGKRAVPTMGSYGIGVTRMLAVIAEQLHDDKGLVWPVEIAPYQVHLAVANKDAAAMEASERLVGEFEAAGIDVLVDDRPKVSPGVKFKDAELLGMPFIVILGRSFADGIIELRIRGGENGGEILEVPADEIVSRVQELIAAAR; translated from the coding sequence ATGATCACACGCCTCTCCACCCTGTTCCTGCGCACGCTGCGCGAAGACCCCGCCGACGCCGAAGTGCCCAGCCACAAGCTGCTGGTGCGCGCTGGGTACATTCGCCGCGCCGCGCCGGGCGTGTACTCCTGGCTGCCGCTGGGGTTGAAGGCCGTGCGCAACATCGAGGAGATTGTGCGCGAAGAGATGAACGCCATCGGCGCCCAGGAGCTGCTCTTCCCCGCGTTGCTACCGCGCGAACCCTACGAGGCGACCAACCGCTGGACCGAATACGGCGACGACCTGTTCCGCTTGCAGGACCGCAAGGGAACGGACATGCTGCTCGGGCCGACGCACGAGGAGATGTTCACCCTCGCTGTGAAGGATCTTTACTCCTCCTACAAGGATTTCCCGGTCACGCTGTACCAAATCCAAACCAAGTACCGCGACGAGGCGCGCCCGCGCGCCGGAATCCTGCGCGGCCGTGAATTCGTGATGAAGGACTCCTACTCTTTCGACATGACCGACGAGGGACTGTCCGAGTCCTACGCTGCTCACCGTCGTGCTTACCAGGCGATTTTCGACCGTGTCGGCCTGAAGTACGAGATCTGCCAGGCTACGTCGGGCGCCATGGGCGGTTCCGCGTCCGAGGAGTTCCTCGCCTACTCCGACAACGGTGAAGACACCTTCGTGGTGTCCACTGCAGGCGACTTCGCTGCCAATGTGGAGGCTGTGCAGACGATCGCCCCTGCAGACCGTCCGGTCGAGGGGCTGCCGGAGGCGGTTGTCCACGAAACCCCGGCGTCCGAAACGATCGAGTCGCTCGTGGATTGGGCCAACTCGGCCGGTGTGAACGTCGAAGACCGTGAAGTCACCGCCGCTGACACGCTCAAGTGCATGGTGGTCAAGATCGATGACCCGCGCGTTGTTTCTGAGGATGGCACGCCTGTCGGACCGCAGCTGACCGGCATCCTCATGCCCGGTGACCGCGCTTTGGACGAGAAGCGCCTTGAAGCCTCGCTCGAGCCCGCGGCGTTTGAGCTTGCCTCCGACGAGGACTTCGCGAAGTCGTCCTTCCTGGTCAAGGGCTATGTCGGCCCGCGCGGCCTCAACGCTAACGGCGTGCGCGTGCTCGCCGACCCGCGAGTGGTGGCTGGCTCTTCGTGGATCACGGGTGCCGATGCTGCGCAGCAGCACGTCGTCGGCCTCGTCGCCGGACGTGACTTCGAGATCGACGGCTACATCGAAGCCGCAGAGATCAAAGAGGGCGACCCCTCCCCGACCGGCAACGGCACCCTTCGCCTGGCGCGCGGTATCGAGCTCGGCCACATCTTCCAGCTCGGCCGCAAGTACACCGAAGCCATGGATGTGCAGATCCTCGACGAGAACGGCAAGCGCGCCGTGCCCACGATGGGCTCCTACGGCATCGGCGTGACCCGCATGCTCGCCGTGATCGCTGAGCAGCTTCACGACGACAAAGGCCTGGTCTGGCCTGTCGAAATCGCCCCCTACCAGGTACACCTGGCGGTGGCGAACAAGGACGCCGCTGCGATGGAAGCTAGCGAGCGCCTCGTCGGCGAGTTCGAGGCCGCCGGTATCGACGTGCTTGTCGACGACCGCCCCAAAGTCTCCCCCGGCGTCAAGTTCAAAGACGCCGAGCTGCTGGGCATGCCGTTCATCGTCATCCTTGGGCGCTCGTTTGCCGACGGCATCATCGAGCTGCGCATCCGCGGCGGCGAGAATGGCGGGGAGATCCTCGAGGTGCCGGCTGACGAGATTGTTTCCCGCGTCCAGGAGCTCATCGCGGCGGCCCGCTAG
- the yaaA gene encoding peroxide stress protein YaaA, with the protein MLIVLPPSETKAPGGESDGLDVSFSSLDPIRQEIMEDLAALDVDEMMAALKLPATKREEAEENRALLRAPVMPAIYRYTGVLYDALDAATLTDPAVSRIAIGSALFGVVMGSDTIPRYRLSGGSKLPVRKTDAAAQKNSIPTMKKRWGSAITDVLQEQGFVVDMRSGAYQQLGPVLGAVTVRVESVQEDGSRKVVSHFNKHYKGELARVLASAPDADSVTGIQGVAAIAEAAGMTVEISDRELTLVV; encoded by the coding sequence ATGCTCATCGTGCTCCCACCGTCTGAAACGAAGGCCCCCGGCGGCGAGTCGGACGGCCTCGACGTGTCATTTTCCAGCCTCGATCCGATCCGCCAGGAGATCATGGAGGATCTGGCTGCGCTCGATGTCGACGAGATGATGGCCGCGCTCAAACTGCCCGCGACCAAGCGTGAAGAGGCCGAGGAGAACAGAGCGCTTTTGCGCGCCCCTGTCATGCCGGCCATCTACCGCTACACCGGGGTGCTTTACGACGCCCTCGACGCCGCCACCCTGACCGACCCCGCCGTCTCGCGGATCGCGATCGGTTCAGCACTCTTCGGCGTGGTGATGGGGTCGGACACGATTCCGCGCTACCGACTCTCGGGCGGGTCGAAGTTGCCTGTACGGAAAACTGATGCTGCCGCACAGAAGAACTCGATCCCCACCATGAAGAAGCGCTGGGGCAGCGCGATCACGGATGTCTTACAGGAGCAGGGCTTCGTCGTGGACATGCGCTCCGGTGCGTACCAGCAGCTCGGGCCGGTGCTCGGCGCGGTGACGGTGCGGGTGGAGTCGGTGCAGGAGGACGGCAGCCGAAAGGTCGTCAGCCACTTCAACAAGCACTACAAAGGCGAGCTGGCCCGCGTGCTGGCATCGGCACCGGATGCGGATTCGGTGACGGGTATTCAAGGAGTTGCCGCGATCGCTGAGGCTGCGGGGATGACTGTCGAGATCAGCGACAGAGAGCTCACACTGGTGGTCTGA
- the rimP gene encoding ribosome maturation factor RimP yields MAFPEVEELKELIRPVTDARGLDIEAVRTVKAGKKSQVVVALAADEAPTLDQLEEVSGELSELFDAAEAAGTVNFGAGYTLEVTTPGVDLPLTQPRHWRRNRGRRVKLGGDIYRVGPLDDAEENVALISPAAKKSDEPGVRVAPISDVSGAVVEIEFNAAPEAEVELSNMSFADVEGRAEQSGAEAEVRKDDK; encoded by the coding sequence ATGGCATTTCCGGAAGTCGAAGAACTGAAAGAGCTCATCCGCCCCGTCACAGACGCGCGCGGGCTGGACATAGAGGCTGTGCGCACCGTCAAGGCCGGCAAGAAATCGCAGGTGGTCGTCGCTCTCGCGGCTGACGAAGCACCGACGTTGGACCAGCTCGAGGAAGTCTCGGGCGAGCTCAGCGAGCTTTTCGACGCCGCAGAAGCCGCCGGCACCGTCAATTTCGGCGCGGGATACACCCTGGAGGTGACCACTCCGGGCGTGGATCTTCCGCTGACGCAGCCGCGTCACTGGCGGCGCAACCGGGGGCGCCGCGTGAAGCTAGGTGGTGACATCTACCGTGTTGGCCCGCTCGATGACGCGGAGGAAAATGTCGCGTTGATCAGCCCAGCAGCTAAGAAGTCCGACGAACCGGGCGTGCGGGTCGCTCCCATTTCGGATGTGTCGGGTGCGGTGGTAGAAATTGAGTTCAACGCAGCGCCGGAGGCAGAAGTTGAACTGTCCAACATGAGCTTTGCCGACGTGGAGGGCCGTGCGGAGCAATCCGGTGCAGAAGCTGAAGTCAGGAAGGACGACAAGTGA
- the rbfA gene encoding 30S ribosome-binding factor RbfA: protein MADNTRAQRLAKRIQTIVASAIERQIKDRRLELVTVTDVRVTGDLHDATVYYTVRGEGIDDEPDYDAAAEALTRHKGQLRKIVGEELGVRFTPTLTFELDTVPEASARMEELLARARARDEELAELKKNAQPAGAADPYKTRAGDE, encoded by the coding sequence GTGGCGGATAACACGCGCGCACAACGACTAGCTAAAAGGATCCAGACGATTGTCGCTAGCGCTATTGAGCGCCAGATCAAGGATCGCCGGCTGGAGCTTGTCACAGTGACCGATGTCCGTGTGACCGGTGACCTCCACGACGCGACGGTGTACTACACGGTGCGCGGCGAGGGCATTGATGATGAGCCTGATTACGACGCTGCTGCAGAGGCACTCACCCGCCACAAGGGACAGCTACGCAAGATTGTCGGTGAGGAGCTGGGCGTTCGGTTCACTCCGACGTTGACGTTTGAGCTGGACACGGTTCCGGAGGCGTCGGCACGCATGGAAGAGCTGCTGGCCCGTGCCCGCGCGCGCGACGAAGAGCTCGCGGAGCTGAAAAAGAACGCGCAGCCTGCTGGTGCCGCTGACCCCTACAAGACCCGAGCGGGGGACGAGTAA
- a CDS encoding MATE family efflux transporter, producing the protein MVESPAETVTARRVLALALPALGVLAANPLYLLLDTAVIGRLGAGELAALAAGATVQSTVTTQLTFLSYGTTARSSRFYGAGKKEDAVAEGVQATWVAMGVGLLLATIVWLFARPIALFLTNDSATADLAANWMHVAAIAIPLTLIIMAGNGWLRGIQNTKLPFYLTLCGLIPGAAALPLLVNRFGLVGSAWANVIGMGITAAGFLIALTRSHNGGWAPDFAVIRRQLVLGRDLILRSLSFQVAFVSAAAVAGRVGVAALAAHQIMLQLWNFLTLVLDSLAIAAQTMTGSALGTGRVQDARRVGEQVTKLSAGFAFLLAAVFAIGGPLIRGLFTTDASVLDVMATPWWLLIAMIVAGGVLFALDGVLLGASDAAFLRNLTIGSVLLGFLPGVLIAYWAGTGLTGIWAGLAAMIAIRLAGVIWRFTSMRWAQ; encoded by the coding sequence GTGGTTGAATCGCCTGCTGAAACTGTCACTGCGCGCCGAGTTCTCGCTTTGGCGCTGCCTGCGCTTGGTGTGCTTGCGGCCAACCCGCTGTATCTCTTGCTGGACACAGCCGTCATCGGCCGGCTGGGAGCAGGTGAGCTCGCTGCGCTTGCCGCCGGCGCGACCGTGCAGTCGACGGTGACCACGCAGCTGACGTTCCTCTCTTACGGAACCACGGCGCGTTCCTCCCGGTTCTACGGTGCGGGGAAGAAGGAAGATGCCGTGGCCGAAGGCGTCCAGGCGACGTGGGTGGCCATGGGGGTCGGGTTGTTGCTGGCCACCATCGTGTGGCTGTTCGCCCGCCCGATCGCGCTGTTCCTCACCAACGACTCCGCCACCGCAGACCTTGCTGCGAACTGGATGCACGTCGCCGCCATCGCGATCCCGCTGACGTTGATCATCATGGCGGGCAACGGCTGGCTGCGCGGGATCCAGAACACCAAGCTGCCGTTCTATCTGACCCTGTGCGGACTCATCCCCGGCGCGGCGGCGCTGCCGCTGCTGGTCAACCGCTTCGGGCTCGTGGGGTCGGCGTGGGCGAATGTGATCGGCATGGGCATTACGGCCGCAGGATTCCTTATTGCGCTGACCCGGTCCCACAACGGCGGGTGGGCTCCCGACTTCGCGGTCATCCGCCGCCAGCTGGTGCTCGGACGTGACCTGATCCTGCGGTCTCTGTCGTTCCAGGTGGCTTTCGTCTCCGCAGCGGCGGTGGCAGGGCGCGTGGGTGTCGCTGCGTTGGCGGCGCACCAGATCATGCTGCAGTTGTGGAACTTCCTCACCCTGGTGCTCGACTCGCTGGCGATTGCCGCCCAGACAATGACGGGGTCCGCGCTGGGCACCGGCCGGGTGCAGGACGCGCGCCGGGTGGGGGAGCAGGTGACCAAACTCTCCGCCGGGTTCGCGTTCCTCCTCGCCGCTGTCTTCGCCATCGGTGGGCCGCTGATCCGCGGGCTATTCACCACGGACGCTTCTGTTCTCGACGTCATGGCCACACCGTGGTGGCTGCTCATCGCCATGATCGTGGCAGGCGGAGTGCTCTTCGCGCTCGACGGCGTGCTGCTCGGCGCCAGCGATGCGGCGTTCCTACGCAACCTCACCATCGGTTCGGTGCTCCTTGGATTCCTGCCCGGCGTACTCATCGCCTACTGGGCTGGCACTGGTCTGACAGGAATCTGGGCGGGGTTGGCCGCGATGATCGCGATCCGGCTCGCTGGTGTCATCTGGCGTTTCACGTCGATGCGGTGGGCGCAGTGA